In Curtobacterium sp. MCPF17_002, one genomic interval encodes:
- a CDS encoding site-specific integrase, which translates to MGSIDPYDTAAGRRYRVRYRTPERRQTDRRGFKSKREAELFLASVEVSKARGEFIDDADARVTIAELGARWVTTRTHLKPSSLRPVETAWRVHVEPRWGRVRVGSVQHSDVQDWVTGLSAEKSATVVLRAYGVLASILDVAVADRRIATNRARGVKLPRKTSKAHVYLTHQQVHDLADASGGRRTLVLTLAYTGLRWGEAIGLRVRDLDMLRRRINVTVNAVEVGGVIEVGTPKTHKRRAVAFPAFLAEDLARACTDKGRDDLVFADAHGQHLRRTRTSAGSRSWFKTALDTAGLEAMTLHDLRHTAASLAISSGANVKAVQRMLGHASAAMTLDVYADLFDDDLEALANGLDQAARAAVVGRAWADSTTG; encoded by the coding sequence ATGGGCAGTATCGACCCGTACGACACCGCCGCCGGCCGCCGGTACCGCGTCCGGTATCGCACTCCCGAGCGGCGCCAGACGGATCGCCGCGGCTTCAAGTCCAAGCGCGAGGCTGAGCTGTTCCTCGCCTCCGTCGAGGTTTCGAAGGCCCGGGGCGAGTTCATCGACGACGCCGACGCCCGAGTAACGATTGCCGAGCTCGGCGCGCGCTGGGTTACGACACGGACACACCTGAAGCCGTCATCGCTCCGCCCGGTGGAGACGGCCTGGCGCGTCCACGTCGAACCACGTTGGGGACGCGTACGGGTCGGGAGCGTGCAGCACAGCGACGTGCAGGACTGGGTCACCGGCCTGAGCGCCGAGAAGAGCGCGACGGTCGTCCTCCGGGCCTACGGAGTCCTGGCTTCGATCCTCGACGTTGCGGTTGCCGATCGTCGCATCGCGACCAACCGGGCTCGCGGGGTGAAGCTGCCCCGGAAGACATCGAAGGCGCACGTCTACCTCACCCATCAGCAGGTGCACGACCTCGCCGACGCGTCTGGCGGCCGGCGCACGCTCGTCCTGACCCTCGCGTACACCGGCCTGCGCTGGGGCGAGGCGATCGGACTGCGCGTGCGCGACCTCGACATGCTCCGCCGGCGGATCAACGTGACGGTGAACGCCGTGGAGGTCGGCGGGGTCATCGAGGTCGGCACGCCGAAGACCCACAAGCGCCGCGCCGTGGCCTTCCCCGCGTTCCTCGCCGAGGACCTGGCACGCGCTTGCACTGACAAGGGCCGCGACGATCTAGTGTTCGCGGACGCCCACGGGCAGCACCTTCGACGCACCCGCACCTCCGCCGGATCACGCTCGTGGTTCAAGACCGCGCTCGACACCGCAGGACTCGAGGCGATGACGCTGCACGACCTGCGTCACACCGCGGCGTCGCTCGCGATCAGCTCGGGAGCCAACGTGAAAGCCGTGCAGCGGATGCTGGGTCATGCCTCAGCGGCGATGACTCTCGACGTCTACGCAGACCTGTTCGACGACGATCTCGAGGCACTGGCGAACGGTCTCGATCAGGCCGCCCGAGCTGCGGTTGTGGGCAGAGCGTGGGCAGACAGCACCACTGGCTGA
- a CDS encoding helix-turn-helix domain-containing protein has translation MKNQPDDAPDELQPLRPDLLVTPWLTIHAAHPSLEDPGWFAVSAQAIFSIEEQRYVITGVSIERPIERGGVSAVDLRDVPVMTLVADELARRVHVRTAHGVAGIDLTNSASLADLSREDLRLFAARKYSLARATGLAPLRDLAEYLGVSQSTATRLVASAREQGLLD, from the coding sequence GTGAAGAATCAACCGGACGATGCGCCAGACGAGCTGCAGCCCCTCCGACCCGACCTGCTCGTCACCCCGTGGCTCACCATTCATGCGGCCCACCCGAGCCTCGAAGATCCGGGATGGTTCGCGGTTTCAGCCCAGGCGATCTTCTCGATCGAAGAGCAGCGCTACGTCATCACCGGGGTCTCGATTGAGCGTCCAATCGAACGAGGAGGCGTCTCAGCTGTCGACCTGCGTGATGTACCGGTGATGACGCTCGTCGCTGACGAGCTAGCTCGCCGTGTGCACGTGCGAACCGCGCACGGCGTCGCTGGCATCGATCTCACCAACTCTGCTTCTCTCGCGGATCTGTCCCGGGAAGACCTTCGCCTGTTCGCTGCTCGGAAGTACTCACTCGCTCGCGCGACTGGGCTAGCCCCGCTCCGGGATCTCGCGGAGTACCTCGGCGTCTCTCAATCCACAGCCACCAGGCTTGTCGCCAGCGCTCGAGAGCAAGGGCTGCTGGACTAA